The following are encoded in a window of Desulfobotulus pelophilus genomic DNA:
- a CDS encoding InlB B-repeat-containing protein translates to MKIVKNCISMVIILCLLAIFLNRKAEAFDGTGENPVTMGEKLIKAHDALLGRVTETFYRNDKYVFDNQGKFHVDCSYWVGKILERLDTSTPDPERPSPYFNDFPKSSRTGAPVRPRAKDYYDRIIAIRDGAESRYWSSVGHIRDALPGDLIAYKDTDGDVTGNTGHVMIIYSTPRRISDDSYEVYIADATSSPHGSDTRNREGDYAAIFNYRALPNSKGRPSGVGIGKMVFSTPVGGVHTYRWRGNTPGSSPTKAGRDGILAIGRPIETFTVSTVSGFTDAIRPASSPVIQGNTTSFTLFPPSGYIIDQVRGCNGVLLGTTYTTGPVRADCTVEAAFRPQVHTVDARSGAGGKIQPDTRSVEHGQTASFAVSANSGYAIESVGGCNGSLSGNTYATGPISQDCTVVAVFKALPVQTYTLRYQAGANGTIFGPDMQTVREGGQGNFVTALADSGYIFVGWSDGSKENPRRDLNVKASISVSASFALSSFSIMDKDGNPAQTIRADLGDRVAFSISGGVAPEILQIRLNGSVLSQDGIFRQTSIGRYELDILKTGLYRIEVQDLSRKDMLDIFVYPRVGFVSKAQTAGAGGAVSVRIFMDGRAPSYPVRVPFETEGAAWILPENLRKGEIVFDEPQQEQDATQIAALVFEAPGEVSSVLDVDFVLGDPVHAQKSISLRHALTFTPNPQPPLIRLSLLQPDVSMPVTALVQGQGPGKISSHVVRNGLSDEFIYEWTFLGADGRLFHDSGDGSEWILDPTVFPPGLYDVSLRVSNASLGIASHAGIRFRILDVCPDPGAPGDGCGLLDFSENRIPDYLDPEHAYPHRVRLAADANLHAETVPGLRIRPGAVASAAGKQGIQIAMEDIVLYGGPSGSPALYPEDRGMQHHGPVFDFEITDFSSAGQSAFMIIPLSRDNRIQKGSILRIYDVQNGWQTFVEDSRNRIRSAPVTAAGLCPAPAADLYSDGLVEGNSCLFLEIEDGGPNDADRSMNGAVGFSWGLAVALSPSPLPSDNTGKTPSPVTEKGGSGGCMVGVLLSVSH, encoded by the coding sequence ATGAAAATAGTTAAAAACTGTATTTCCATGGTCATCATCCTGTGTCTTTTGGCTATTTTTCTGAATCGCAAAGCAGAAGCTTTTGACGGCACTGGTGAAAATCCTGTGACCATGGGAGAAAAACTCATTAAGGCCCACGATGCCCTGCTGGGTCGTGTAACGGAAACATTCTACAGAAACGACAAATATGTGTTCGATAATCAAGGAAAATTCCATGTTGACTGCTCATATTGGGTTGGAAAAATTCTGGAGAGGCTGGATACTTCCACCCCTGATCCGGAACGTCCCTCGCCCTATTTCAATGATTTTCCCAAAAGCAGTCGCACGGGAGCCCCTGTAAGGCCCCGGGCAAAGGATTACTATGATCGTATCATAGCTATCCGTGACGGTGCAGAAAGCCGATACTGGAGTTCGGTTGGGCATATCCGGGATGCCCTTCCGGGTGATCTTATTGCCTATAAAGATACGGATGGCGATGTCACCGGAAATACGGGTCATGTCATGATTATTTACTCAACACCCAGGAGAATCTCTGATGACAGCTATGAGGTGTATATTGCCGATGCCACCTCATCGCCCCATGGCAGTGATACGCGTAACAGAGAGGGGGACTATGCTGCGATTTTTAACTATCGGGCACTGCCGAATTCCAAAGGCAGGCCAAGCGGTGTCGGTATCGGGAAAATGGTTTTTTCCACCCCTGTCGGGGGAGTACACACGTACCGCTGGCGAGGTAACACTCCGGGCAGTTCTCCCACGAAGGCCGGTAGGGATGGAATTCTTGCCATCGGAAGACCCATTGAAACCTTTACCGTAAGTACCGTATCCGGTTTCACGGATGCCATACGGCCTGCCAGCAGTCCTGTTATTCAGGGCAATACCACGTCTTTTACCCTGTTTCCACCTTCGGGGTATATTATTGATCAGGTAAGGGGCTGCAATGGTGTTCTTCTCGGAACTACCTACACCACAGGGCCGGTAAGGGCAGACTGCACTGTGGAGGCTGCTTTCAGGCCGCAGGTCCATACCGTGGATGCCCGATCCGGTGCAGGCGGAAAAATTCAGCCCGACACCCGCAGTGTGGAGCACGGGCAGACCGCAAGCTTTGCTGTTTCTGCGAACAGCGGTTACGCGATTGAGAGTGTTGGTGGCTGCAATGGTAGCCTTTCCGGCAATACCTATGCCACGGGCCCCATCAGCCAAGACTGCACGGTCGTTGCAGTCTTTAAAGCCTTACCCGTCCAGACCTATACATTGCGTTACCAAGCCGGAGCCAATGGTACGATTTTCGGTCCTGATATGCAAACCGTCAGGGAGGGAGGGCAGGGTAATTTTGTAACAGCCCTTGCCGACAGCGGCTATATTTTTGTGGGCTGGAGTGATGGCTCAAAGGAAAATCCCCGCCGAGACCTCAATGTAAAAGCCAGTATCAGCGTCAGTGCAAGCTTTGCTCTTTCTTCATTTTCAATAATGGATAAGGATGGGAATCCTGCGCAAACCATCCGGGCAGACCTTGGTGACAGAGTTGCTTTCTCCATATCCGGAGGGGTTGCTCCGGAAATTTTGCAGATTCGCCTTAATGGATCGGTCTTGTCACAGGATGGCATATTCAGGCAAACTTCTATCGGAAGGTATGAGCTGGATATATTGAAAACCGGGTTGTACAGGATAGAGGTTCAGGATCTTTCCAGAAAGGACATGCTGGATATTTTTGTGTATCCAAGGGTCGGCTTTGTTTCCAAAGCCCAGACGGCGGGTGCCGGTGGGGCTGTTTCCGTACGTATTTTCATGGACGGCAGGGCTCCCAGCTATCCTGTCCGGGTTCCCTTTGAAACGGAAGGAGCCGCGTGGATACTCCCTGAGAATCTGAGAAAGGGGGAAATTGTTTTTGATGAACCCCAGCAGGAACAGGACGCAACGCAGATCGCAGCCCTTGTTTTTGAGGCACCCGGCGAGGTCTCTTCTGTTCTGGATGTGGATTTTGTGCTTGGAGATCCTGTCCATGCGCAAAAAAGCATATCATTAAGGCATGCCCTTACCTTTACCCCCAACCCCCAGCCGCCCCTCATCCGCCTTTCTCTGCTTCAGCCGGATGTGTCCATGCCCGTTACAGCCCTTGTGCAGGGACAGGGACCAGGAAAAATCAGTTCTCATGTGGTTCGCAATGGCCTGTCAGACGAATTTATCTACGAATGGACCTTTTTGGGGGCTGATGGACGCCTTTTTCATGATTCTGGGGATGGCTCGGAATGGATTCTGGACCCAACCGTTTTTCCGCCGGGTCTTTATGACGTAAGCCTCCGTGTATCCAATGCCTCCCTTGGTATTGCGTCCCATGCAGGGATACGTTTCAGGATACTGGATGTCTGCCCTGACCCCGGTGCTCCTGGAGATGGCTGCGGTCTTCTGGATTTTTCTGAAAACAGGATACCCGATTATCTCGACCCGGAGCATGCCTATCCCCACCGGGTGCGCCTTGCCGCTGATGCAAATCTCCATGCGGAAACGGTTCCGGGGCTGCGTATCCGGCCGGGAGCCGTGGCCTCTGCCGCAGGAAAACAGGGGATTCAGATAGCCATGGAGGATATTGTCCTTTATGGAGGACCTTCAGGAAGCCCAGCCCTTTATCCCGAAGACCGGGGCATGCAACACCATGGTCCGGTCTTCGATTTTGAGATCACAGATTTCAGTAGTGCAGGGCAAAGTGCTTTTATGATCATCCCCTTATCCAGGGATAATCGAATTCAAAAGGGCAGTATCTTAAGAATATATGATGTGCAGAACGGATGGCAAACATTTGTTGAAGACAGCAGGAACCGGATACGGTCAGCGCCTGTGACAGCAGCGGGGCTATGTCCGGCTCCTGCTGCTGACCTGTACAGTGATGGACTTGTTGAAGGGAACTCCTGTCTTTTCTTGGAAATTGAAGATGGAGGTCCTAACGACGCAGACAGATCCATGAATGGGGCCGTTGGATTTTCATGGGGGCTGGCCGTAGCTCTTTCGCCTTCTCCTCTACCTTCCGATAATACAGGAAAAACTCCGTCTCCAGTAACGGAGAAAGGGGGGTCGGGAGGCTGTATGGTTGGGGTGTTGCTTTCGGTTTCTCATTGA
- a CDS encoding transposase, with protein MTYPRSTLISLESTPWYHCVCRCVRRAFLCGKDKQSGMDFDHRRGWIAERIMELSAIFSIDVAAYAVMSNHYHIVLRVDEDRALALSDREVFTRWKRLFKGPDVVRRYLSETEDLSASDQLRLDELAGLYRSRLYDVSWFMRMLNESIARKANQEEGISGRFWEGRFKSQALLDEKAILAAMAYVDLNPVRAGMAETPETSDFTSIKERLDALKAKDADACSVTPRDASPNTQQEKPRASLAPFDDLTDMAFAIPFGFHEYAELVDWTGRQLTRKKRGNIYRKAPPLLKRLGLDATVFVSSMDTLLEQFGTAVGDPEVLRMHCKLRGLRCMRGAGSEVFCDAA; from the coding sequence ATGACCTACCCCCGATCCACCCTCATCAGTCTTGAAAGCACCCCATGGTATCACTGCGTCTGCCGCTGTGTCCGCAGGGCTTTTCTCTGTGGCAAGGACAAACAGTCCGGCATGGACTTTGACCACCGCCGGGGCTGGATAGCGGAGCGCATCATGGAGCTTTCGGCCATCTTTTCCATTGATGTGGCGGCCTATGCGGTCATGAGCAACCATTACCACATCGTGCTGCGTGTGGATGAGGATCGTGCCCTTGCCTTATCGGATCGTGAAGTCTTCACCCGCTGGAAACGGCTTTTCAAGGGACCGGATGTGGTGAGACGTTACCTTTCAGAAACCGAAGACCTGAGCGCATCGGATCAGCTCAGGCTTGATGAGCTGGCAGGCCTCTACCGAAGCCGCCTGTATGATGTTTCGTGGTTCATGCGGATGCTCAATGAATCCATCGCAAGAAAAGCCAATCAGGAGGAAGGCATTTCCGGCAGGTTCTGGGAGGGACGTTTCAAAAGTCAGGCCCTTCTCGATGAAAAGGCCATTCTGGCAGCCATGGCCTATGTGGATCTCAACCCTGTCCGTGCGGGTATGGCCGAAACCCCTGAAACTTCAGATTTTACGTCCATTAAGGAAAGGCTGGATGCCCTTAAGGCAAAGGATGCGGATGCCTGTTCCGTCACACCACGGGATGCATCCCCGAATACTCAGCAGGAAAAACCGAGGGCTTCCCTTGCCCCCTTTGATGATCTGACGGATATGGCCTTTGCCATTCCCTTCGGATTCCATGAATATGCAGAGCTTGTGGACTGGACAGGAAGACAGCTTACGCGCAAAAAACGGGGAAATATCTACCGGAAGGCCCCTCCCCTTCTCAAACGCTTAGGGCTGGATGCTACCGTTTTTGTATCTTCCATGGATACCCTTTTAGAGCAGTTCGGCACCGCCGTGGGAGATCCGGAAGTTTTAAGAATGCACTGCAAACTCAGAGGTCTGCGCTGTATGCGGGGTGCCGGGTCTGAAGTGTTTTGTGATGCGGCCTGA
- a CDS encoding type II toxin-antitoxin system Phd/YefM family antitoxin, which yields MQIYTYSEARQKLAIVLDQAETSGKVLIRRKDGRTFALIPENISDSPLDIPTIKAKISTKEIVDIIREGRER from the coding sequence ATGCAAATTTACACATATTCAGAAGCAAGACAAAAGCTTGCGATTGTTCTCGATCAGGCTGAAACTTCCGGTAAAGTCCTCATTCGGAGAAAAGATGGTCGCACATTTGCTTTAATTCCTGAAAATATTTCTGATTCCCCTTTGGACATTCCAACCATTAAAGCTAAAATTTCCACGAAGGAAATCGTTGATATTATTCGTGAAGGAAGGGAAAGGTAA
- a CDS encoding type II toxin-antitoxin system VapC family toxin, producing the protein MEIVIDTSAIIAVIVDEPERKKIIELTRGNTLIGPGSIPWEIGNAFSAMFKKKRVSLAEAEKGLDIFKKIPIRYIETDFANAVTISQKTNIYAYDAYFLDCALRQKAPLLTLDSKLCAVAKSLKISTLEA; encoded by the coding sequence ATGGAGATCGTAATCGATACTTCAGCAATAATAGCAGTCATAGTAGATGAACCTGAACGAAAAAAAATTATTGAATTAACAAGAGGAAATACCCTCATTGGCCCAGGTTCTATTCCTTGGGAAATTGGAAATGCCTTTTCGGCAATGTTTAAAAAAAAGCGAGTGAGTCTTGCAGAGGCCGAAAAAGGGCTTGATATTTTTAAAAAAATTCCGATTCGGTATATTGAAACCGATTTTGCAAATGCCGTAACAATATCTCAAAAAACCAATATCTATGCCTATGATGCCTATTTTCTGGATTGTGCCTTAAGACAGAAAGCACCCTTACTGACATTGGACTCAAAGTTGTGTGCCGTTGCCAAAAGTCTAAAAATCTCAACACTGGAGGCATAA
- a CDS encoding macro domain-containing protein → MTKVSFIDRRVIENFLKITSAISATLSLFVLFVDIPTNCKSTYGWIFVGLLVLIYLAIWIWSNNLNKIDINIEGSEVTIKVGDIFSESGFKAISFNEYFDTIVDNKIISENSLNGIFVKKYFGDQVSELDSHIDNYPFDESEKLDCNAGRVVGKKLRYQIGSICVYKDFLLAAFTKFDNNNKAVLTMPEYLEFLINFWDKVNNVYGQQSVATPIFGSGITRIQGHKTISDEDLLKIMLWTFRISEMRFKYPAKLTIVIHKSKIDKINLLDIKSARNGV, encoded by the coding sequence ATGACAAAGGTTAGTTTTATTGACAGGAGGGTGATTGAGAATTTTCTCAAGATCACCTCTGCCATAAGCGCAACACTTTCTTTATTTGTATTGTTTGTCGATATTCCAACAAATTGCAAAAGTACCTATGGGTGGATATTTGTCGGGCTGTTGGTTCTAATTTATTTAGCAATTTGGATTTGGTCTAACAATCTCAATAAAATTGATATCAATATTGAAGGAAGCGAGGTAACGATAAAGGTAGGCGACATTTTTTCCGAATCCGGATTCAAGGCCATTTCTTTCAATGAGTACTTTGACACAATCGTAGATAACAAAATAATTTCTGAAAATTCGCTGAACGGAATTTTTGTAAAAAAATATTTTGGAGATCAAGTTTCAGAACTTGATAGCCATATTGATAACTATCCCTTCGATGAAAGTGAAAAGCTCGATTGCAACGCCGGGCGAGTCGTGGGTAAAAAGTTGCGATATCAGATAGGCTCTATTTGCGTATATAAAGATTTTCTTTTGGCTGCTTTTACGAAGTTCGATAACAACAATAAAGCGGTGCTCACTATGCCTGAGTACCTTGAATTCCTAATTAATTTTTGGGACAAGGTCAACAATGTATATGGTCAGCAGAGCGTAGCCACGCCGATTTTTGGTTCTGGGATTACTCGAATTCAAGGGCATAAAACTATAAGCGATGAAGATCTTTTAAAAATAATGTTGTGGACATTCCGCATTAGTGAAATGCGGTTCAAGTACCCGGCGAAGCTAACAATTGTAATTCATAAGAGCAAGATTGATAAAATTAATCTCCTTGATATTAAGTCAGCAAGAAATGGTGTTTAG
- a CDS encoding TIR domain-containing protein: MAYRNGNYAAFYVAEPFNASALGAHATKDFCYYNMLRAWKGKEASFPFNDSHDKTYNVRDGSDWEKTLKPRLQERLRNSKNIVLFLSSNTVSSRALREEINYGINNQGLPVIVVYPEYDSKESLLLNGSLKQSVKSLWGNLPIFRDSMSKVPTLHIPNKKDIIEAALNNSDFMVATKTSPDYYWYEV; this comes from the coding sequence ATGGCATATAGAAACGGCAATTACGCTGCCTTTTACGTTGCAGAACCTTTCAATGCAAGCGCTCTCGGCGCACATGCAACAAAAGATTTCTGCTATTACAACATGTTACGGGCATGGAAAGGAAAAGAAGCATCATTTCCTTTTAATGATTCACATGATAAGACGTACAACGTCCGTGACGGCAGTGATTGGGAAAAAACACTAAAGCCAAGACTTCAAGAGCGCCTTAGGAACTCCAAAAATATTGTACTTTTTCTTAGCTCAAACACAGTAAGCTCAAGAGCTCTACGAGAAGAAATTAACTACGGAATAAATAATCAAGGGCTGCCTGTTATTGTTGTATATCCAGAATATGACTCTAAGGAAAGCCTGTTGCTTAATGGTTCACTGAAACAGTCTGTGAAAAGTCTATGGGGTAACTTGCCTATTTTTAGAGATTCAATGAGTAAGGTTCCGACACTTCACATACCCAACAAGAAGGACATCATTGAGGCTGCACTGAATAATAGCGATTTTATGGTTGCCACCAAAACGAGTCCAGATTACTACTGGTACGAAGTATGA
- a CDS encoding homocitrate synthase/isopropylmalate synthase family protein, which translates to MEQDRPALFRPLIIDTTLRDGEQTPGLAFSMAEKIRLASMLLDAGVDEIEAGIPVMGGEEARYLRHIAKHLSKERIFGWCRLHEKDLEAAEACGMKRIHMAFPVSTRQLRVLGWDKAILETRLETLLPLALSRFEGVSLGFQDATRTPVEDMLDLLEMLKGFPIRRIRISDTVGVASPLEISRLVESLKKKSPFDLEFHGHNDLGMATANALTALESGANAVSLTVNGLGERAGNARLEELVMALTLKKIPHGVNTKALRPLSRHVAGLTGCPLPPDKPVTGNRVFTHESGIHCHGQLRDPLSFQPMEPEIHGLAPVRFMTGKHGGRASLMGEDGGIRNKSLSWVEG; encoded by the coding sequence ATGGAACAAGACCGCCCTGCCCTTTTCCGGCCCCTCATCATCGACACCACCTTACGGGACGGCGAGCAGACACCGGGGCTGGCCTTTTCCATGGCGGAAAAAATCCGCCTTGCATCCATGCTGCTGGATGCGGGGGTGGATGAGATCGAGGCGGGCATTCCCGTCATGGGAGGCGAAGAAGCCCGGTATCTCCGCCACATCGCAAAACATCTTTCAAAGGAGCGCATCTTTGGCTGGTGCCGACTCCATGAAAAGGATCTGGAAGCCGCCGAAGCCTGCGGCATGAAACGAATTCACATGGCCTTTCCCGTCTCCACCCGTCAGCTCCGGGTGCTGGGCTGGGATAAGGCCATCCTTGAAACCCGCCTTGAAACCCTTCTGCCCCTTGCCCTCAGCCGCTTTGAGGGAGTGAGCCTTGGCTTTCAGGATGCCACCCGCACCCCCGTGGAAGACATGCTGGATCTTCTTGAAATGTTGAAAGGTTTTCCCATCCGCCGCATCCGCATTTCCGACACCGTGGGTGTGGCAAGCCCCCTCGAAATTTCCCGGCTCGTTGAAAGCTTAAAGAAAAAATCTCCCTTTGATCTGGAATTCCACGGCCACAACGATCTGGGCATGGCCACAGCCAATGCCCTCACCGCCCTTGAAAGCGGAGCCAATGCCGTGTCTCTCACGGTGAACGGCCTTGGCGAACGGGCAGGAAATGCAAGGCTTGAGGAGCTGGTCATGGCCCTGACCCTCAAAAAAATCCCCCATGGCGTGAACACGAAAGCTCTGCGGCCCCTCTCCCGCCATGTGGCAGGGCTTACGGGCTGCCCTCTCCCACCGGACAAGCCCGTGACGGGTAATAGGGTATTTACCCACGAATCCGGCATCCACTGCCACGGCCAGCTCCGCGATCCCTTGAGCTTTCAGCCCATGGAGCCGGAGATCCACGGACTGGCCCCAGTGCGGTTTATGACGGGGAAGCATGGGGGGAGAGCGTCTTTGATGGGAGAAGATGGGGGGATAAGAAATAAAAGCTTGTCATGGGTGGAGGGGTAG
- a CDS encoding GNAT family N-acetyltransferase, with translation MTSKRPAFCIEKALDADIPAMVELLAGLFTLEADFTPDAAKQAAGLSTLIREKNALVLTARQENRVIGMVTVQGLISTAEGGEVGLLEDLVVKEGLRGRGIGTALIQEAVRWCRDQAMTRIQLLADRSNTQALVFYHHTGWQATQLVALRHPIPMRQS, from the coding sequence ATGACATCCAAAAGGCCCGCCTTCTGCATTGAAAAAGCCCTTGATGCGGACATCCCCGCCATGGTGGAGCTGCTGGCGGGTCTCTTTACCCTGGAAGCGGATTTTACACCCGATGCCGCCAAACAGGCCGCAGGCCTTTCCACCCTGATCCGTGAAAAAAATGCCCTTGTGCTCACGGCCAGACAGGAAAACCGGGTCATCGGCATGGTGACGGTGCAAGGCCTCATCTCCACCGCAGAAGGCGGAGAGGTGGGGCTTCTGGAGGATCTGGTGGTAAAGGAGGGGCTTCGGGGCCGGGGCATCGGCACGGCGCTGATTCAGGAGGCCGTTCGCTGGTGCCGGGATCAGGCCATGACCCGCATCCAGCTCCTTGCCGATCGCAGCAACACCCAGGCCCTTGTTTTTTATCACCATACGGGATGGCAGGCCACCCAGCTTGTGGCCCTGCGCCATCCCATTCCGATGAGGCAGAGCTGA
- a CDS encoding (2Fe-2S) ferredoxin domain-containing protein: MALPQHTILVCASFRFSGDPQGVCHKKGAASLLPYIEEEILDRGLDAQVVSTGCLKQCEKGPVLVVYPQNIWYGGVESESSVDAILDAMEEGAICQELALGQAP, translated from the coding sequence ATGGCCCTTCCCCAGCACACCATCCTTGTATGCGCCAGCTTCCGCTTTTCCGGCGACCCCCAGGGGGTCTGCCACAAAAAAGGCGCTGCCAGCCTCTTACCTTATATAGAAGAAGAAATCCTCGACCGGGGGCTGGATGCCCAGGTGGTCAGCACGGGCTGCCTCAAACAATGCGAAAAAGGTCCGGTATTGGTGGTCTATCCACAGAATATCTGGTACGGCGGCGTGGAGTCGGAATCTTCGGTGGATGCCATTCTCGATGCCATGGAGGAAGGGGCCATCTGTCAGGAACTTGCGCTGGGGCAGGCCCCATGA
- the nifB gene encoding nitrogenase cofactor biosynthesis protein NifB gives MSSIFDKHPCFNKAARKTHGRVHLPVAPRCNIQCRFCDRKFDCVNESRPGVASGILSPYQALVYLDHVFAEKKNISVVGIAGPGDPFANADETMETLRLVRQQYPDILLCLATNGLGVGPYIEELADLKVSHVTLTMNAVDPEIASRIYAWVRHGKRVRQAMEGSEILLEKQSEALIQLKAHGISVKVNSILIPGINEDHIPEVARTAASLGADIFNCIPYYPNPGSAFGHMEEPGKDLVQRVRAASAIHLPQMTHCTRCRADAVGCLGEQESPSLMAKLKACEAMPKVPDSHIPADEDSCRILSPKRPFIAVASREGILVNQHLGEADSLLIFREKDGDFELVDTRVTPPKGGGESRWEEMTALLSDCRMLLVSGIGERPKTVLLQSGVDVAEVEGLIETALTPAFSGASLMHLKTRSIKACSGAGAGGCGA, from the coding sequence ATGTCATCCATCTTTGATAAGCATCCCTGCTTCAACAAGGCCGCACGAAAAACCCATGGACGGGTGCATCTGCCCGTAGCTCCACGCTGCAACATCCAGTGCCGTTTCTGCGACCGCAAATTCGACTGCGTCAACGAAAGCCGCCCCGGAGTGGCCAGCGGTATCCTTTCGCCCTATCAGGCGCTGGTCTATCTCGACCATGTGTTTGCGGAAAAAAAGAACATCTCCGTGGTGGGCATCGCAGGCCCCGGCGATCCCTTTGCCAATGCCGATGAAACCATGGAAACCCTGCGCCTTGTGCGCCAGCAGTATCCGGACATTCTGCTCTGCCTTGCCACCAACGGCCTTGGCGTCGGGCCTTACATCGAAGAGCTGGCGGATCTTAAGGTCAGCCATGTGACCCTGACCATGAACGCCGTGGATCCTGAGATCGCAAGCCGCATCTATGCCTGGGTCCGCCATGGTAAACGGGTGCGTCAGGCCATGGAAGGCTCCGAGATTCTCCTTGAAAAACAAAGCGAAGCCCTGATTCAACTCAAAGCCCATGGCATAAGCGTGAAGGTAAACAGCATCCTCATTCCCGGCATAAACGAAGACCACATTCCTGAAGTGGCCCGCACCGCAGCTTCCCTTGGCGCAGACATCTTCAACTGCATTCCCTACTACCCCAACCCCGGCTCGGCCTTTGGCCATATGGAAGAGCCGGGAAAGGATCTTGTGCAAAGAGTCCGGGCAGCATCGGCCATCCATCTGCCCCAGATGACCCACTGCACCCGCTGCCGGGCCGATGCCGTGGGCTGCCTTGGGGAACAGGAAAGTCCCAGTCTCATGGCCAAACTCAAAGCCTGCGAGGCCATGCCCAAAGTGCCGGACAGCCACATTCCAGCAGATGAAGATTCCTGCCGCATCCTCAGCCCCAAACGGCCCTTCATCGCCGTGGCCAGCAGAGAAGGGATTCTCGTGAATCAGCATCTCGGCGAGGCGGATAGTCTTCTGATTTTCCGGGAAAAGGACGGAGACTTTGAACTGGTGGATACCCGGGTCACACCGCCCAAGGGCGGCGGCGAATCCCGGTGGGAAGAGATGACCGCCCTTCTGTCCGACTGCCGCATGCTCCTTGTGAGTGGCATTGGAGAGCGCCCAAAAACCGTGCTGCTCCAGTCCGGCGTGGATGTGGCCGAAGTGGAGGGACTCATCGAGACCGCCCTGACCCCCGCCTTTTCCGGGGCATCTCTGATGCATCTCAAAACCCGCAGCATCAAGGCCTGTTCCGGCGCTGGCGCAGGGGGATGCGGGGCATGA